The following are from one region of the Prochlorococcus marinus str. SB genome:
- a CDS encoding DUF1543 domain-containing protein produces the protein MKELENIFLYLVVLGGRAKKANIELHDVRWVVGSKIEDTYDALRKNWFGSPKGLHIDSYKKIKYIDGYKINLINFESYKIDAKQLVKKNKSKKHLWFVNIGGYNPTSMQEKHEFGLVAASTKLEAKNIAKSKWLIGCKKKHKDDIASLEILLSCDDCELIKKIGNWQIELTPNNNFIEENNYPDWYGYQKIDGT, from the coding sequence GTGAAAGAATTAGAAAATATTTTTCTTTATTTGGTAGTGCTTGGGGGAAGAGCCAAGAAAGCAAATATTGAACTACATGATGTTAGATGGGTCGTTGGATCTAAAATTGAAGATACATATGATGCTTTAAGAAAGAATTGGTTTGGATCTCCAAAAGGTTTGCATATTGATAGCTATAAAAAAATAAAATATATAGATGGCTATAAGATTAATTTGATAAATTTTGAGAGTTATAAAATAGATGCAAAGCAATTAGTAAAAAAAAATAAGTCCAAAAAACATTTATGGTTTGTCAATATTGGAGGCTACAATCCAACTTCTATGCAAGAAAAACATGAGTTTGGATTGGTTGCAGCTTCAACTAAATTAGAGGCAAAAAATATAGCTAAATCTAAATGGCTTATTGGCTGTAAAAAGAAGCATAAAGATGATATTGCTTCTCTGGAAATTTTATTAAGTTGTGATGATTGTGAACTTATAAAAAAGATAGGTAATTGGCAAATAGAATTAACTCCAAATAATAATTTTATTGAAGAAAACAATTATCCTGATTGGTATGGTTACCAAAAAATAGATGGGACATAG